The Streptomyces sp. V4I8 genome includes the window GCAGTTCCTCGCGCCCCTGGGTGCGTTGCCGAACCGCGGCATGGATACCACGCTCTAGAGCGGCAGGCGGCGGAACAGCGCCCGCGGCGCGTGCCGCAGGGCTGACATCACCAGGCGGAGGGCGCCCGGTACCCACACCGTTTCCGAGCGGCGTCGCAGGCCCGCTTCGATCGCTGTCGCGACTGCCTCCGGGGTGGTCGCGAGGGGGGTTTCCTCCAGGCCGGCGGTCATCTTCGAGCGTACGAAGCCTGGGCGTACGACCATGACGTGGACGCCGGTGCCGTGCAGGGCGTCGCCCAGGCCCTGGGTGAAGGCGTCGAGGCCGGCCTTGCTGGAGCCGTAGATGAAGTTGGCGCGGCGGGCCCGCTCGCCGGCGACGGAGGAGAGCACGACGAGCGAGCCGTGGCCCTGGTTCTGGAGCGCGCCGGCGCTGACCAGGGTCGCCGACACGGCGCCCGTGTAGTTGGTCTGGGCGACGCGCACCGCGCTCAGCGGCTCACGCTCGTCGTGTGCCTGGTCGCCGAGGATTCCGAAGGCGAGCAGCACCATGTCGATGTCGCCCTCCGCGAAGACCTTGCCGAGCACCGTCTCGTGGGACTCCGGAGCGAGCGCGTCGAAGGCCACGGTGTGCACGGCGGCGCCCAGGGCGCGCAGTTCGGCCGCGGACTGCTCCAGGGCGGGGGACGGGCGGCCCGCCAGCCACACCGTGCGGGTGCGGCGCGCGATCATGCGGCGTGCGGTGGCCAGCGCGATCTCGGACGTACCGCCGAGGACGAGCAGGGACTGGGGGAGGCCGAAGGCGTCCTTCACGACAGCTCCTAGGGATCTGATGGGGGTTCTACAGGGCGAGGCGGCGGGCCAGGTCCGACACGAACACTCCGCGCGGGTCCAGTTCCGCGCGCAGCGAGCGGAAGGCGTCCAGGCGCGGGTACATCGCGGTGAGCAACTCGGGCCGCAGCCGGGAGTCCTTGGCGAGGTAGACGCGCCCGCCCGCCGTGGCGACCTCCTCGTCCAGCGTGTCGAGGAGTGCGCCGAGGCCGGGCAGGGCGGCCGGGATGTCCAGGGCCAGCGTCCAGCCGGGCACGGGGAAGGAGAGCCAGCCGGGGTCGGCGTCCCCGAAGCGCTTGAGGACGGCCAGGAAGGACGGGCAGCGGTGCTCGCAGATACGCCGCACGATGCGGTGCAGCGTCTCCTCCCGGCCGTGTCCGACGACGAACTGGTACTGCACGAAGCCGCCTCGGCCGTAGATCCGGTTCCAGTGCGGCACGCCGTCGAGGGGGTGGAAGAAGGTGGTGAGCTGCTGCAGTTCGCCGGTACGCGCGCGTGGAGCCCTGCGGTACCAGAGCTCGTTGAAGCAGGCCACGGTACGGCGGCCCAGGAGCCCTTCCGGGAGGAAAGCGGGCGCGGCCGGCAGACGGGAGGGGCGGAAGGCGAGCGGGTCCCTACGCGCGCGCGTGCCTTCCCTCAGGGCCTCCAGGGGCGCGTGCTCGCCGCGGGTGAGCACCGCGCGCCCCATCGAGGCACCGCGCGCCAGCAGGTCGATCCAGGCCACCGAGTAGCGGTAGTGGTCGTCGGTGGCGTCCAGGCGGGCCATCAGGTCGTCGAGGTCACGCGCGCGTTCGGTGTCGACCGACATCAGCGCGGTCTGCACCGGCTGGAGTTGGACCGTGGCGGTGAGGATCACGCCGGTCAGGCCCATGCCGCCGGTGGTCGCGTCGAACAGGGGCGTGCCGCGGCGGACGGTGCGGATCTCGCCGTCGGCGGTGAGGAGTTCCAGCGACAGCACATGGCGGGAGAAGGCGCCGGAGACATGGTGGTTCTTGCCGTGGATGTCGGCGCCGATCGCGCCGCCGACCGTCACATAGCGGGTGCCGGGCGTCACCGGCACGAACCAGCCGAGCGGGAGCAGCACCCGCATCAGCCGGTGCAGCGAGACACCCGCGTCGCACGCGACGGTGCCGCCGTCGGCGTCGATCGCGTGGATGCGGTCCAGGCCCGTCATGTCGAACACCGCGCCCCCGGCGTTCTGCGCCGCGTCCCCGTACGCCCGCCCCAGGCCCCTCGCGATGCCCCCGCGGGCCCCGCAGTCCCGGACGGCGGCCGCGGCCTCCTCGTACGTCCTGGGACGGATCAGACGGGCGACGGTGGGGGCGGTGCGGCCCCATCCCGTGACGGAGACGGTGTCGGCAGGCATGTCGGCGACCGTAGCGCCCGCACGTAAGCGATCAGTTATGAAACATCCATGCTCTCCCCGAAATGGGTGATTAATGGGATGTCGCCCAATATTGCCGTAATTCTGGCTGTGTGGACGTGAACAGTGAGTCCACATGGACCACCTCGACGACATCGACCGCCGGAGTCTCCTCGGCGTGGACCGCAGAATCCTTTCGGCGCTGCATGCCCACGGCCACGACCCACGTGTCGCCACCGCCGCGCGCGCCCTCTCCCGGGTGGGCGAGCACGGCACGCTGTGGCTGGCGGCGGGGCTCGCGGGGGCCGCCGTGGACGGTGGGCGACGTAGCGCATGGTTGCGGGGTACGGCGCTCACCGCGGGAGCGCACCTCGTCAGCATGGGGGTGAAGAGGATGGTGCGCCGCCCGCGCCCGGCGCACGTCCAGCCCCTGGTGCGCACCCTCGGCCGGCACTCCTTCCCCAGCTCCCACGCGACCTCCGCCGCGGCCGCCACCGTCGCCTTCGGCACGCTCGGCGCGTACGCGATCGCACCGCTCGCCGCTGCCGTGTGTGTGTCGCGCCTGGTCGTCGGTGTGCACTACCCCTCCGACGTGGCGGCGGGCGTGGCGCTCGGGGCGCTCACGGCGCGCGTCGGGTCGCGCTGGATGAGGAAGGGGGGCGCCCATGGCTGAGACCGCGCCCCTGACGAGCGCCGCGCGCATCAGGGAAGCGGCGCTGCACGCCCAGCGCACGCCCCCGCGACGAGCCGTACCGCCACCCCGAAAGGGCGGACCGGGCGCGCTGCTGAAAGGCCTCCTCAAGACCGCGCGGCCCAAGCAGTGGGTCAAGAACATCCTGGTCATCGCCGCTCCGGCCGCCGCCGGCCGGCTCTTCTCGGCCCACGCGCTGACCCAACTCGCGCTCGTCTTCGCCCTCTTCACCGCCTGTGCCGCCGCCGTCTATCTGATCAACGACGCCCGTGACGCGGAAGCGGACCGCGCGCACCCCACCAAACGCCGCCGCCCGGTCGCCGCCGGCCAGGTCCCCGTGCCGGTCGCGTACGTGGTCGGAGGCGCACTCGGCGTCCTCGCACCGGCCGCCGCGGCGTGGCTGACCTCACCCGCCGTCGCGGCCCTGCTCACGGCGTACATCGGCATGCAACTCGCGTACTGCATCACCCTCAAGCACGTTCTGGTCGTCGACCTCGCCGTCGTCACGACCGGGTTCCTCATGCGGGCGATGGTCGGTGGGCTCGCGCTCGGCATCCCGCTGTCGCGCTGGTTCCTGATCACGACCGGGTTCGGAGCGCTGTTCATGGTGTCGGCCAAGCGCTACTCCGAGGCCGTGCAGATGGTGGGAAAAGCGGGCGCCACGCGCGCGTTGCTCACCGAGTACACCACCGGCTATCTGCGCTTCGTCTGGCAGTTGGCTGCCGGGGTCGCCGTCCTCGGGTACTGCCTGTGGGCCCTGGAGGAGGGCGGCGACCCGCACACCGGCGTGCTGCCCTGGCGTCAGCTGTCCATGG containing:
- a CDS encoding decaprenylphospho-beta-D-erythro-pentofuranosid-2-ulose 2-reductase, whose translation is MKDAFGLPQSLLVLGGTSEIALATARRMIARRTRTVWLAGRPSPALEQSAAELRALGAAVHTVAFDALAPESHETVLGKVFAEGDIDMVLLAFGILGDQAHDEREPLSAVRVAQTNYTGAVSATLVSAGALQNQGHGSLVVLSSVAGERARRANFIYGSSKAGLDAFTQGLGDALHGTGVHVMVVRPGFVRSKMTAGLEETPLATTPEAVATAIEAGLRRRSETVWVPGALRLVMSALRHAPRALFRRLPL
- a CDS encoding FAD-binding protein; the encoded protein is MPADTVSVTGWGRTAPTVARLIRPRTYEEAAAAVRDCGARGGIARGLGRAYGDAAQNAGGAVFDMTGLDRIHAIDADGGTVACDAGVSLHRLMRVLLPLGWFVPVTPGTRYVTVGGAIGADIHGKNHHVSGAFSRHVLSLELLTADGEIRTVRRGTPLFDATTGGMGLTGVILTATVQLQPVQTALMSVDTERARDLDDLMARLDATDDHYRYSVAWIDLLARGASMGRAVLTRGEHAPLEALREGTRARRDPLAFRPSRLPAAPAFLPEGLLGRRTVACFNELWYRRAPRARTGELQQLTTFFHPLDGVPHWNRIYGRGGFVQYQFVVGHGREETLHRIVRRICEHRCPSFLAVLKRFGDADPGWLSFPVPGWTLALDIPAALPGLGALLDTLDEEVATAGGRVYLAKDSRLRPELLTAMYPRLDAFRSLRAELDPRGVFVSDLARRLAL
- a CDS encoding phosphatase PAP2 family protein, which produces MDHLDDIDRRSLLGVDRRILSALHAHGHDPRVATAARALSRVGEHGTLWLAAGLAGAAVDGGRRSAWLRGTALTAGAHLVSMGVKRMVRRPRPAHVQPLVRTLGRHSFPSSHATSAAAATVAFGTLGAYAIAPLAAAVCVSRLVVGVHYPSDVAAGVALGALTARVGSRWMRKGGAHG
- a CDS encoding decaprenyl-phosphate phosphoribosyltransferase; amino-acid sequence: MAETAPLTSAARIREAALHAQRTPPRRAVPPPRKGGPGALLKGLLKTARPKQWVKNILVIAAPAAAGRLFSAHALTQLALVFALFTACAAAVYLINDARDAEADRAHPTKRRRPVAAGQVPVPVAYVVGGALGVLAPAAAAWLTSPAVAALLTAYIGMQLAYCITLKHVLVVDLAVVTTGFLMRAMVGGLALGIPLSRWFLITTGFGALFMVSAKRYSEAVQMVGKAGATRALLTEYTTGYLRFVWQLAAGVAVLGYCLWALEEGGDPHTGVLPWRQLSMVAFILAILRYAVFADRGTAGEPEDVVLHDRPLAVIGVVWLAMYGLAVANW